The Ptiloglossa arizonensis isolate GNS036 chromosome 2, iyPtiAriz1_principal, whole genome shotgun sequence sequence AAATCATTGTAACACATTGCTCAAAGCAATTAGAAGATTGTAACTAGCAAAGAAGTCTAGATAAAAGAAATACTTTTGTAAAGCTCTTAACGTGTTTAAGCGAGAAAGTTGTTTAAGTTGGAGGATTCTCTAATTATATTGAACAGTGTATGTTACAACAAAAACATGCTTGTAAATTTTCATGTCTTAAATATGTTTCAAGATGAACCTTGTCACCTATGCCTGCACGAATCACCTCAACCCCAAGAGTCTCCCGCAACTTCCCACGTATATCGTCTACGAAGGTAACGTgatttaatgaattttattattgtttatacACACCGTATATAGCAATATACATACCTATATTGTTAACAACGTCAGTAGCAttataatctttattatttttcacgacTTTAAATGTTACTTCCGCACGACCGACTCGAACATCTTTCAATGTTTCTGGTGACAATCTTAGTAATTTAGCCACCTATATGTTGAATAATTGTTTCATTTATGtctttgaataattattaatctTCTAGACATACGTTCATTCTAAATATTACCTCTTTAACAACATGTTTACCCTCAGACCATGCATGAAAGGGTTGCTGAAACTCCATGTAAACATGATCTAAATCGACATTGTTGTACGATTTTGGAGAACTCTCTGCCTGGTGTGCAGTTCCAATTTCCTTTTTCACAAATGGAGCGAGCAATACTTCATTCTATAAGGTAGTATTTGTACAATCACTTATTATTTAATCTAATTGTGTTTCTTTACTTTATTTCTCACAATTGTCACTTACATCTTGTTCAGTTTCACTCGAATCTGAACGATTTTCACTCTCCACAGCTGTAGTCGTATACGGTTATAGGTAAGACGcggttattaaaaattattataaacacaCTACTCAAAATAATTAAAGGATCGTTTATTCAAATGACTCTCGCCTTTGATATTTGCTTCATTCTTTACAATTACACGGAATCTCAATCCCTTAACTTTTGAGCAGTGCGTAAGATTCCAACATTACTGAAAATATTTACTAGATGGAGATGGAGTTTTAAACGCATAGTTGTTCGTCGAAAAAGGTGGCCCTGGTTTTTTAACATCCAAGCGTTCTCGTCTCTTAAACCCAGCTAATTCACGTCTCCAAAGAAATTCATTTAAATCATTATTGAATAGGGAATCATATGTGTTTTCTACAAACCAATTCAGTTCATTCGTAAACACCTTTCCAAGATATTCGGTAccattttaatatataaaatatttttaaactttacCATCAGTTTCGGTGTTAGATTTATCATTAACAAGACCTCCTTCGGTATACATTGCATTCTCCATCGACGAAGTATCCCTCTCAGGTAATTCAATTTCAGGGATAAGATCATCGTAATTATCGTTATCGTAATCGTCACTCTTAGATCCGCTCTTCACGTTGTCCAGTAAATATTCCTCTTTGTTCAAAAGTTCGATAAATTTCCTTGGATGCTCATACTTCTCAAGAAGTGCTTTCTCGTACTCAACATCCGGGTTGTCTTCCGTTtgttttttatcgaaataattgTTGGGTGGTTTctcgtttattaaaaattccaactCGTTGACAGGTACAGTATTGATTGTGTTCGGATCTTTGTCGTCGGTAAACTTTGACTTAGCTTCTTGGTCCAAAGCATTTTTGATCGACTCTATAGCATcgtcattgtaatcgcgcaaatTGTACGGTTGTCTTCTGGTTCGATACAGCCTGTCGTCGATCTCGTCGAAGGTCAAGGGTTTCTTTCTTAACTTGCTTTCACGATCGTCATAGTTCTCCTCGTTTAAAGACGAGTATTCGTTGTAAGGATTCGAAGGGTACCTCGGTCTGTAGAATCGAGTGGTGGATTCTCTCGTTTGTTCATTGTACTGTGATTGCGGGAATTCGTCGTTATAGAATGTGCGACGAATTTGTTGGTCACTAGTCCCCGGAGGATAGTACAATTCATTGGCAAATTGGCTTTCGGAATTACCATTGTTGGGCGTGAATTTTACTATGGCTATAGTCGGTACCTTGGAACGGGAAATCGGCATTATTAAAGCAAAATGATCCTTTACTATGCATTATCTGTTGCATTACCATGACCACTATCAATGTTAACAAACGTGAATAACTTACTTTGGCATGGTCGAGTGCATTATCGTTTTCGTAACGTGTGCGCTGCATGAGATGTTGACACAGCCTAAGATCGTAATTTTCTCTGCAATATATAGACacgattaaaatattacgtTAACGTCGATAGTGTACGAGATGTTGTATATGAAAAGTTCAGATCGGATCACgagaattgtttaaatttatcgataaacGAACAGGGTGATTCGGGAGTAGGATTTTATCAAACTCACAGACGAATGTTACtacttgaatctaagaaaataatgtacatctaataaaaaatagaattttatagaatttatGGAAAAGAGTGTACTATGAATTTTATACGTATGAAAAATTTCTCATACCCGTGACGCAAATTGTATAAGGACGTTTGCATAATACATTGTGTGTAAGGATGTGACCATTTGTATCCATTTTTTTCCAGTCTCTCTAATTGCAGTCTTAGTAGCTCCAATTCGTCGACGTTGAACTCATACCTGTCGCAAGGCAAACATCGATTTGTTTATAAGTGAAAAATTACCAATGGgaagaaaaaatttaaaaaagataatAAATAGCAAAGTTTAACGTTAATAAatggaaatttaaattaaattaataaagaatATATACGGTGCATTGGGCTTAATAAAAGACTCGATGTATTTCCTggtgaaatttataaatatagtatTTCGATAAGTAGAAAACGTTACGCTTTTTCCTAAACGAGGCTGAAGTAGTAAGAGCACTTTATGGCCAGACAGTAAAACTAAGGAAATGCTCGTTCCAAAGAATGGGATCAATTATGATCCTTCTCGTTGGACGCGTATGTACGCGTTCAAAGAGTCTAGTTGTTTACTAATGACGAATGAAGATGAGGATTATAAAAGTTTTTGCAAATGTCACTGGtacaaataataagaataataaaatcgTTTTAGAACTTATCGACAAAACACGTAATCGATAATGGTAGAACGTGAAGGTAATTATTAGAGACGTAATAACATTTAATCGCGataaaaagtattaaatttcCAAGCTGTATTCTCTATCACTCGTGTCTGACTACGAAAGGACGATACTACTTCGCACTAGTTGACTTGCAATGGGTATGATCGTGCGTTGAATATTCTACTAGCtaaattcgatggaaaatgtTGCTTAAGATATTTATATCTCTGGTAAACATCAAGAGGAAATAATGTTAGAGAAATCTTAGCGCGATAACACAGAAAAGTTTGCATtaaaaaaaggaggaaaatttattcgatcaaGGTGTCCCACTTTTCCTTTATAGAGTTGATCTTCGGTTCTCATCGAGAGCAATACTTACTGATAGTAATCTTCATCGTTCAGATCGGTGTACAGAGGCAAGCATCTACCGAATGCCAAgtctaaaaaataatgaaacaactcgatcgattttatttctttgatttaactggaaatatttttatcataaaACGGTTATCGTATATTAGAATACATTACCATTGTAGCAATTTTCCGTTTGGGGATTGCAGAGATTTTTACTGAACAGACACCCTGAAACATGTTCAAGTACCTcgtatagaaatttaaaaaaatctcgaTCAACGgagacgattgaaaaatttatattacgcaTTGTATTTTCTAACAAACGGGAATAATTTCAAAAGGAAATTCAACGtacaagaataataaataaaagtctGTATTAACGTTACTCCATATTTATTCGATCTTCTTTCAAAATTACAGATACTTTTAACATtggaataatttctgttccacgtAAAACGAACCAGAGTACGTTCATTCTTCTCGATACTTAGTATCTCGTAATGTGTACATTTTTTTAGTACATATTAAGATACGTTTATCAAGGATATTATTCCCCTGCAATTTTCTAGTATTAAATTCCTCGAATATGAACGCGAGAAATGCAAAATTTTCAGTAATCTTGTGCCCGGGTAGAACTTTtcattataattttctttcagGTCATGACGGATTGACGCAAATACCTGCATTATAATCGTACAAGCCGGCCGACGAGGGTACATTTTCCATGGTTGTAATTTATCTGCTAATTAGAATAGCGGTGCACTTTCCACTTTCATTTCACTGGGCAATGTCGATTAATCCTTAGCAACGGTTTCTCGGTTAGAAACATCTTTCGCAGACGTTGCACGTGCGGTATtaatacgttttcttttttctcttcttttttctttcagttTGAAACGTACAAGTCTCATCAATCGCGAGTTCGGAGCAACTTATTGGCAAACAAACGAAGTCTCCTTGCGAAGCTCGTGTTGTTTTACACGAAGTGAAAAAACCATTGCTTTTCGTTATTCATGCAATCACGAGGAACTACTTGTTAACGATACGTTTGCCTTTTTCTAGCCGAATAACCACCGTAAGATTTTACAAGAGTCTGGTATCGTTTTGTGTAGTTTCATAGCCGTACTTTTTAAGATACTTTCGCCTCtttctatttgaaataaatcacCATAAGATTTCATAAGAGTCTGGTATCGCTTTGTGTAGTTTTATAGCCGTACTTTTTAAGATACTTTCGCCTCtttctatttgaaataaattaccaTAAGATTTCATAAGAGTCTGGTATCGCTTTGTGTAGTTTCATAGCCGtactttttaaaatactttcgcCTCTTTCTATCCGAAGTAACCACCGTAAGATTTCATAAGAGTCTGGTATCGCTTTGTGTAGTTTCATAGCCGtactttttaaaatactttcgcCTCTTTCTATCCGAAGTAACCACCGTAAGATTTTGCAACAGTCTGGTATCGGTTCGTGTAATTTTATAGCCGTATACGGGACGGTTTTTTATTCGGCGCGGTTCGAGTAAACCATTATAGGTGATTACTCGCTATGGCCCGGCATCCAACAGTGACGCAGATGGTCTCGAACTTATGGCCTCCAGCGTGGAAATATGATTTTGAAATATCTCGCCGAGACAGGGAACAGAACTGAAATTTCCTCCTCTGATAAGATCTCGTTACTCTTCGGGTACTGGAATAGGCAAACGATGTTTCATTTCCTCTGACCTTCTCTCGAGGATTGATCATCTCTGTGAATGTCATCGCGCGAACCAcgatagcgtaaaatttttatgTTCAACGAATAGTCGAAGATCGCGATCTCGCTTTAATCTTTTTCTCCCGGTCGTGTCAATTTTTCCCAGGTCGATTATGTTCGTGGCGAACGTCCCGTGATCTTGAGACATTCCTGCGTTCGATTACGAGCAATCGATACGAACGTTGTGCAGTCATAGAGGATAGAAATAATATCGCAGCGtggataaattgaaaaaaaatctaaACGACAACTTCCGACCAAGGATATCCTATTCTGTGGTATCCAAGGATATTTCATTCCGTTCGAAGGATATTTCTTATTCACTGATGTAACGCGACGTAGAAACTTTCATCGTGAAATTGAATCGAAGCAGAAATCTATTAGTTGTCCGTCGAGAAAAGTGGCTCAGTTTTTCAAGATGGAGGCATACAAGTCAGCCGGTTCCTCGAAGAGGGTTAATTGAAATCGTACTGGATCGAATTTTTTCACAAATTCGGTGTATTCGTTATCCGGTCGATCTGTCTCGTAACGATGATCGTCGCCgcgatcgaagaacgaagagtaTCATCGATCGTAAGATACAATGCATACTACCAACGAAGTTGAAACACCccgaaaaatttcgaataaagtacaccgaacgatcgataataCGATAAAATTGCACCGTTCGATAACGAAATCTCGCGTGGAAAGGAATTCCTTCGAATCGATCCGGaacaagaacgaacgaacgaacccccgcgactcgaatttctcgcgttccacGGTTTCGAGGTGTAAGAGATGAGTTCCGTGACACCGTTTCTAAATCACCTTGTACATCCGTACCGTGGTATCAGGAGTCGAGCCACGAACGAGGAGTCAAGAATTATACACAAAAGGGAAGCCAAGGACGAAACGGAGTTCTGAAAGGCGGGCGAAGGGATTAAAATAGAGAGGAGCCTGGATTCGGGGAAGAAAGCGTCGAGATCTGACGTTAAAGGAGAACGGTGAAGACAAACAGAGGAAGGGGGGGTGGCAAATGGAAACAAATTCAaggtgaaaaaagaagaaacccgtGTGCAGAGGCGGTGCTCGCGTGGGATGTACAGCTCGATAATCGTCGTGTGGTCGTGGGCGGGAACCAACCCGGTGTGCCTGTTGTGCATAGACTAGGTTCGTACCCCGAAGAATTCGCGAACCTCGAAGACCACCGCAACAATAAGAACCTTGGAGTCGGGCCGGGAGACAGGGGGATAGAAAATTCTCGGCACCGTGGCCCGTTCCGGGTGCAATGAAAAGTATCGGAGACGATAATAGGAAATCGATGGCGACTTTGAATTTTCAATGAACGCATCCGCTCGACGGGAAAAGAGATATCGGGGAAACGATTGCCACTCGAAGCGAATTCACGGTAGCGATTTagtcttctctttttcttttccttttttttcttcttttttcgtttcttttatttaatttttgttaaaaaatattttctacattttttacatCTCGCGAGTAGAGAAGAGCAGTGGAACGAAAAGTTACCCGGGTACCGGGACACAGGAATAGAAGTCGGAGTGAATTACATAAAAATGTTACGGGACTGTTTGTACTTAAACCCGTTCCGCGTCGACGTGAAGTTAACTTTCACGGTGTTCTGTTCCCGTTATGCAAATAACTTTGGCGACAATCGTGTTCGTTCGTCCGATAGAATACGCTTCGGGGGAGGCAGCGGGACGAAAGTTTATCGAAACAACGAACTCTCGAGGAGATACGTTTATTAATTACGAGCGAGAAGGAGttggtaatttttctttctgcGAATTCGATGGAACGAAGCAATTCCCACGGTGCATTCGACGGCTAGGACTTCCTTTGTGTTTCTGCAGCGGAGGAATAAAATTGAACGTAAACTTGTTTCGACTTTTGCACTTCGATCGGTTCCTTTGGCGACCAATGGAGGAGGAAATTAAACAGTTCGCGTTGTTTGGATCTTTTTGAACACGTTTCGTACCCGTTGCAACGGAACAACGATTTCGTAACATTTATCGCGTTTACGTTGCTCCAATGTTCGTGGATCGCGTTTCCCCGAGGAACGAAACTCGTCGGGAGCAAAATATTTACTTTGCTCTTGTTTCTTCGCCGAACGCGTTAATCAATAATTACGTATTGCACGCACGTAGACCGGCTACGGAAATTCGCGAGTAATCTTCGAGAGAATTTCGCACGACAGTGTACTTTCGCCAACGTTACCATCAATTTTCTTCGacgagacgaaaaaaaaaaacacaagaaAATACCAAGGCTGAGCTCTCGAATGAAAATGGAAGTTGACCCTCTTCGCGACTGTTCGTGAAAATTTCCTCGCGAAATCTACGAGTAGTAAATCAACACAAACCTGTTTCAAATATCTTGTTCCGTTGATTCATTAATTTGCCCTTAAAAAGAGTATAATTTTTGCTCGACACATTGTTCGGTATCTTTCagaatttacaatttaaaattatgATTTTTCTCTCTCAAGTtaaatctctctttctctacgacgaacaattacgaacaattgttctttctttcgtaTACGATATCTTgattaaattttcttaattgtACATGCTCGGTGGTattgtacatatacatacatgtgtACATAGTATTTTTATGGTTGCGTAGGGTGCACATCATGGACCGTTCTGCTCGCAGGGTGCCATTTCCGTTCGTTCCGGCCGTTCTCCGGAAACACCTATTGGTAGGAACGTTTTTCAACGACGAATGCCGAGAGAAACGTGCTGACCGTAAAAATGGAATCTTCACGAAGACATCGATCACGCCGTGGATAAAAGTGTATCACTGGACGGCCGTGTTCTTGAACGGTGGTTTTAAACGATGCAAAATCCACCGTGATTTTGTACCTCCTGGGacttttaatttattcaattcaCGTTTTCGACTCCATCGCACACACGCGCCGCTGGCCGCACTTTAATGTCAAAGGTCCCTTCCACGGACAAACGAGAAACAACGCGCTCTTTATTCCTTTGTACGTAATTTCGCTCGAAAGTGAAACTCAAGTTTTATCGCGGAAGCTTTTCAGATAAAAATACCCGACTCATTGCTTTGTCATTCTTTACGAAGTATCATCTTCTCATCTTCGGGGCACAAAGAGTGTCGACTTAAACTTTAACGCGTTCCACGATCCTTGTTCGAAGCTGAACATTGCGCGTTGTTCGTCATCGGCCAGCTCGATCGATCGTGCTCTTCGACGAgtggaaaaaattccaaaatttaaCAACCCGTGTCCTCACTTTTTTAAAATATCCTCGCGCGCTATATAAACTGTAATCGAGTCGACCCAAAGTCACGGAGAATTGTTGTgtcgttcgggaagtcatttcgttttccaaaatgaagaatatgtaatttattaaaatgtttgtacagtctaaaaaaattccaaaattcgACGCCTGTGTtctcattttgtaaaatatcctTACGCGCGATATAAACTGTAATCGACTCGACCCAAAGTCACAGAgaattattgggtcgttcgggaagacatttcgttttccaaaatggagaatatataatttattaaaatatttgtacagtataaaaaaatcgtgtttcattttcaccaaaaagaacgaaatgactttccgaacaacccgatacttttCGTGCAAACGTGTAACATTAAACACCGTTACTTTTTGGAGaatcatcgaacgaaaattgtaatcggcgaCAATTTTGCGATAATCTTCCAATATCGTTCTCGATGTACCTTTTTCCGATGTGGATTACCGTTCAAGTGTAACATAATCGCGAAACGTTGATCAGGAAGGATTATCGTTTCAAAATCCGCTAACGACGAACGagcgttgaaatttatttataaaatgtatattcGTCGATTGTCGATAACTGCTCAAAGTATTACGTATGCGCGCATTAACGGTGAAAATCGCCTTTAAACAAATTCCATGGCGATCCACACGGCATGGAACGCTGTTGGAGGAGCTTTGTCACCTTATTCCCGATTCCAAGTACGTTCGAGGATCTATAAAGTGATTCTCGGGGTGCTCTACGCATATTCGTTCGAGGAGTTCTTTATTCCCGTTGATGGAATAAACGTGAATTGTACTCACCGACATCACCATC is a genomic window containing:
- the Ia-2 gene encoding tyrosine phosphatase IA-2, whose translation is MGRKRWWRGGSELLVLFILHHVILGDGDVGCLFSKNLCNPQTENCYNDLAFGRCLPLYTDLNDEDYYQYEFNVDELELLRLQLERLEKNGYKWSHPYTQCIMQTSLYNLRHGENYDLRLCQHLMQRTRYENDNALDHAKVPTIAIVKFTPNNGNSESQFANELYYPPGTSDQQIRRTFYNDEFPQSQYNEQTRESTTRFYRPRYPSNPYNEYSSLNEENYDDRESKLRKKPLTFDEIDDRLYRTRRQPYNLRDYNDDAIESIKNALDQEAKSKFTDDKDPNTINTVPVNELEFLINEKPPNNYFDKKQTEDNPDVEYEKALLEKYEHPRKFIELLNKEEYLLDNVKSGSKSDDYDNDNYDDLIPEIELPERDTSSMENAMYTEGGLVNDKSNTETDENTYDSLFNNDLNEFLWRRELAGFKRRERLDVKKPGPPFSTNNYAFKTPSPSTVESENRSDSSETEQDNEVLLAPFVKKEIGTAHQAESSPKSYNNVDLDHVYMEFQQPFHAWSEGKHVVKEVAKLLRLSPETLKDVRVGRAEVTFKVVKNNKDYNATDVVNNIDDIRGKLRETLGVEVIRAGIGDKAKLPATLEVAKEFEMSSSVFGAVVAAGVAAAGAAAVVTLIIARRHAKSRAKLAGLATPDPEASKDYQDLCRARMQAKQPTDKPETPRVTNLSRESESDNAMPSNRSSTSSWGEEAALSNMDISTGQMVLSYMEDHLKNKDLLDQEWAALCTYEADPSSTEVAENEANAKCNRPDAPLPYDHSRVILNDLANANNSDYINASTITDHDPRNPAYIATQGPLPHTTADFWQLVWEQGSVVIVMLTRLAEGGVTMCHRYWPEKESELYHIYEVHLVSEHIWSDDYLVRSFYLMNRRTGETRTITQFHFLSWPENAVPNSTKALLEFRRKINKSYKGRSCPIVVHCSDGVGRTGTYCLIDMVLNRMMKGAKEIDIAATLRHIRDQRPNMVATKQQFKFVLMAVAEEVHAILKA